A region of the Tachyglossus aculeatus isolate mTacAcu1 chromosome 9, mTacAcu1.pri, whole genome shotgun sequence genome:
TTAGTGCAGAATGTTAGACCTCTTAAAGGCAAACTTGGGGTTTTCTTATTTAGATGTTTGGGTCCCTTAGGGTGGCTAGCTTTCAAATTCACCTTCTTGTATGGCTCTCATGTCTGTGTTATTCTGTTTTTGCTCCAGTTTGTGATGTTGATGGTAGTATAATTTCTTTGTGTATCTTGTGAATAATTCTAAAATGAACAGAATGAGgcaatacaagaaaattagatgAGGAGATTTCTGTAAGCCTAGTACGTTAACCTCTTGATTTTGGCCAATGCCTTCAGCAGTCTTTCCATTTATATGTGGAATCCTATTATGCGCTACTAAAGTTTCCCTTGCCGCAGTATATACCTAAGCCCCTGATGTTTGGGTCCTAGAAGGTAATATGAAGAACAACAGCAAAACTACAGGGGACCCTTGAAATTTCACCAGGGAATGGTGGGTAAAAGAAAAcgactttttttttctctccctctcccccccatcagAACTTTAGCATCTATCACAGATACATTCTTGTTTGTTTCTTGGATATTCTTAAAGGAACCTTatacttttttttcccttgggaAAAGAATCAgtaaaattattttaattataaGGTATCATCCTCATCTATGGCATAAATAAGGGCTGTCATATTGCAAATGACAATACTTAAAGTTTATTCTTAATGGTTACCTCTTAGAAACCATAGCAGAATAATTTAATAGTTTGTTTATGCTTGTGTTACCCATTCTTTAGTAGCATATCAATCATGACAAATTTTTAATTGTTTTAGGAATTCTTTACATAACAGAAGTAATATCATTTTATTGTCATAATTATTGTTTTGCATCGTTTTTTTAAAAGAATTTATGCAAATCCCGTGaatatagattattattattctacaggaTGGTGAAGTGGATGCTGAAGAGCTTCAGAGATGCTTAACACAGTCTGGAATTAGTGGAACCTACTCTCGTAAGATCTGAATGTTATTGCTCATTTtcgaaatgaatgaattctctctgaCTTTTTCTGTGCTTCCATTCATTGTTACTATCCTTGTTTAAAGAAATTTCCAAATTATACAGAGGCTCAATGTGGAAACTCTTTTTTTaaagtgttctaaatgcttggatgagtacattagaacaataaatagacacattccctgcccacaatgagctcaagtgAGCCCCATAAGAACCAAACCTTTGGTTTGCCTGAAAGAGCCTTTTATATAGCCTAACCCTTTAACTCCAAACTCTCTGTGCAGCATTGGTCTTGGAGAAACATTCTGAAGGACATTGAGTTTGCCGACATTGGTAGTGGACTTGAGGGTCTCCAGCATATTCCCCTTTCCACCATTGGAGCCAGCCTACCTTCTGAGACTGGGTACTTGTTCTCAGAGTGAATTGTACAAAAAAGTTGTgcatctgaaaaattgggtaTAGTGAAACATGTTGCCAAGACAATGACATAATCCTGATGAGGAAGCGGCATTCAGTGGTCTGAGTTTAACAATCAGATGTCTGTTCAGAATGAATTATTCTGGGAAAGAAACCTGGACCCGATTTAATCCAGGCAGGTGATAGcaacattttaaaatgtaaatccACCCAGGGAAAACATCGTTTCTGTTTTCAGTAATGTGTAGAGAAATAATGATCAGACATggtaccagtgtggctcagtggaaagagcccaggctttggagtcagagatcatgggttcaaatcccagctccactaattgtcagctgtgtgactttgggcaagtcacttaacttctccgtgcctcagttacctcatctgtaaaatggggattaagactgtgagctccatgtgggacaacctgatcaccttgtaacctctccagtgcttagaacagtgctttgcacatagtaagcacttaataaatgccattattattattaccagtaaaaTTGACAAGCCTTCACGCCCACTTTTGAATGTATCTTTCAGCATTCAGTTTGGAAACCTGCAGAATCATGATCTCTATGTTGGATGTATCCTTAAACAGTAAATGGTTTGTGATGATAAAAAGAAAACCTGTTTTTCATAAAATGTTAAGTATTTATAACAAACTAGAATACAGTTTAAACTTTGCACACTATCCTTTTTAAATTATGTGTAGAAGTTAAGCTCTTTGGATGTTTACTAAACTGGGCTCTGTCCTTCATCCTTCTTCTAGTCCTGCATACGTGGAGAAAGAGTGGTCTTAAACCACATGACTATTCTTCTGCAGTTTGGTGGGGTGGAGGATTTAATATGTGCTTATTTTCTTTTGCGCCCAGCGCAAGGATGATAGCCTGCATCCTTGGACAGATGCGGTACTGATGACATTAGCATCAGTGGGCGTGGGATGGGCAATGGGGGAACCCAAGAGCCTATTGTTCTCTCAGAAGAAGAGGAGACTCAATCTGGAAGCAGACAGTGCTGCAGGCAGACTTTGTAGCATCTGGAGACTTGGGTAGGAGAATAAAGTTTGCTTGTGAGTTTTCTTTTTAATGCTACCGAATCTTTTATTACGTGAGATTCCTTTAAAGCAGTTATTTTTGGTAATAAAATAACATCAGAGGGATTACACTGGAAAAATGGGATTTAATGAATTCAAAGAACTCTGGGCGGCTCTTAATGCCTGGAAGCAAAACTTTATGATGATCGACCAAGACCGAAGTGGGACTGTGGAGCTTCATGAATTGAGTCAGGTCATTGCGGCTATGGGTAAGTAAGAGAACTTTAACTTCTTCTGAGTTTACTCAGATGATCATTGTTGTTTTTTCATTTAACTTTTTAATCACCAGGGTGTGGTTTTATTTATCAGTTTGAAGCACAGTAATATTTTAATACTAGAGAATATTTAATTCTCAGACCGGAATAAATCCAGGATGGTAAATCCAGCAATTATTTCATATAACCATTGTCCTCGGATTATAGTGTTCATGATCTATCCGTACCAGTTGATAAACATACATAGGAAATGTAAGAATTCTAGTTTTTGTTGCAGATATAACATTTTGCATGCAGATTCTGCATATGTCATTACGTTATTATGCAATTTAGTTGTGTTGCGCTTGCTACGGAGACCAAGAGCACACCATGggcgtgtgtgtgggggtgtgtgtgtgtgtgcatgcacacacagctCTGTTTCTGCTACATCTGTACCCACAGGTGCTTTTCATGATCAGTGGCAGGGTCTTTGAGTCtgtaggacaacttgataatTGAATCTGGCAATACAGAGATATGTGGGTATGACTGTGTGTACACATACATTTTCTCCTGGTTGGGTTTCTCCTAGGGTTAGGACTTGGTTAGAACCGCAATATATTTATGAAAAAATAGCACATAGACTGCTATTTATTCTTTGGCACTTTTTTAGTTTAAACTATGTATATCCTTgtctatttttctttttcatattTTTTATCTATTCACTATTTTATGCACTTATAAATCTCTACACAAGAAGGGTTTaagtggaagggggagagggagagagacagacagacagttgAGGGAAGCAGCAGCCTGAGTTTGGGAAAAAGCCTTAAGTGAAGGGGGTGGGCATAAAgacaagaagaaaggtgagggcCACTAATGAAACTTTTCCTGCTAATAGGTAGCAGTAGGGGATTCTCAGGCCAGGGGTTATAGGATTATATAGTAACAAACCCCTGATATATTGTCTTCACTATGAGTTTATGGCAAAAGAGAAGGCCGTTAAGGCTGTATTGTCACAGTTCGCAGGATATAAGTTCAACATAGGTGCCTTTTGGCAATAGTGGTCTATATGAATGAGAAATATTATGAACACTGTTGCAAAGTCAGGAGGTCTCCGGATTTAGGGGAGTGACTCATTTCCTGTTCTTTGCCAATTTTTCTAAGCCAGAGGGACTGCAATTCACAAGATGCAGATGGTGCTGATTCTTTGCCTGGTGAACTGCTGAAAGGCAGCACTAGTTTTGCATAATATCGGTTTTCTGTAAGACAGCCTTCCAAAAGTCAGCTGAAGAAAGTATTGCAGAAGGTGAAACCTAGAAGAAGTCCTAAGCAATCCATAAaaggtatctgagtgcttaccatatgttaggtgcttgggaaagtacaatacaactgaattggtagacatattccctgccctcactgaccttacagtctagagattttgAAGACCTAAAGGCTAATTGGTTATAATTTTATTCTCTCTAGGTTATAGGTTGAGTCCTCAGACATTAACAGCCATTGTGAAACGTTATAGCAAGAATGGAAGAATCTTCTTCGATGACTacgttgcttgctgtgtgaagctTCGAGCATTGACAGGTATGAGAATTAAGCACAATATGAATGATATGATAAGTGATTATAATATTTTAATGTTTTGCTCGAGCTGTCCTTTGAGATGTGGGGACTGCATTTTCTGAGGAATGGCCATACTGAAATTATTTAATTTTTCAGAGAATAGTTTAAGATCTGGGCTGAAAATATTTTGTGTATGTCTCTATTGAGTAGGgcaatttgggaaaaaaaaggggggtgcACAGTGTTAAAGCTAGTTTTATACACtttgccttttttctttttctaagaTTTCTTTAGAAGAAGAGATAACATGCAGCAAGGATTTGTAAACTTTGTATATGATGATGTGAGTATCTAATATAAGATTATGTGTATTTTCTACCATTTCATTGATCCATTCAGTTGTAAAAAATACAGGTATTCCTTCCCTATGCTTAGGCTTAGTTATATTAGTTGCCTTACACTACagttcatctattcattcattcaatcgtatttgagcgcttactgtgtgctgagcactgtactaagcgcttgggaagttcaggttggcaacatatagagacggtccctacccaacaatgggcttactgtctagaaggttcacattccttctcttttaaaaaaaaattccatatctatatacctatatatagatatatatttaggCATAATCTAAAATTCACACAGTACTTTGAATATTTTTATATTGAAGGTTAATCTTCACCTATCTTCAACCCAACAGTTTTTTGGatattttatttttacttgtgTTTTAGCCTTTTCCCAAAAATGTTTATGGCTTTTGttgcttgaaaaaaaaattggctaCTTATAGCTATGAAAGTCAGAAAACATCTGATCCGTCAGAGCCATTCTTAGTTTTAAAACCATATTGTTCTTGTTCTCCACTATTAAGAGAGTTTTGAGGTGTAGAAAGATCATATATTGTTATAGTGCTTCAGTCTTTTTCTATTATTAAGCTGCATATTTTTATCATGGTGAAAACAATAACTTGTCATTTTAATGGACAGGGTAATATAGATACTATAAATAGCGAAGAAATAACTCTGCACTGTTGTCAATAATATTGAAATGtaggggtggaaaaaaaaaaactaccaaaAGCAGTGGTTCAATTTCATTAATAAAAGGCGACATTAGTTATCTAAATGGAAGGAAATACAgaaacaatgagtttacattgtAGTATATAGACCAGCTAGGCTATATAGTCCATGGAGACTGAATTGCCTGTATGAGTTTTAGGAATTGTAAATGCTCCATCATGTACAGTAAAAGCTTATTTTGAAAACAACTGAAATCACACTTGCCTTTTGACAATAGTTGAATGATTCCTTGAGTTCATTTTTGTCGAGCTACAGGTATGCTTGGTCTGTCTTTATAGTTCGTCTTAATTTAAGGAAACTGATCTTTTCCCTAAATTAGTTTTTGCAGTGCACCATGGCTATTTGAATGTCCACCTGCTAAAGAAAAGTGCCAGAAAAAGGAGCCCTGTGAATTCCGTCAGAAGTCAACTGAACCTGCTGTGAACTAAAGCTATTGTAGACTTTTTTGTGTTCTTGCCTGTTAAAAACATCCCCTTTGTAAACATGCTTTAATCTTAGTGAACTGTTCAGAGCaataaaggtttttttttgcctttttactATATGAAAAAGCATTATTTTTTAAGTTCTGTACTCTTGCAACAAAAATCAGAATTATAAATTATGTGATCAGTTATTGGAAAGTAAAACAGTGATTGTGGGAAGATGAATTTTGAGTATCACAAACCAAAATTATTTATCTGCCTAGATAAGCGTGATTTATATCTGCCAGAGCTGAAATGTTTCGGAGTTTTCAGATTCTGCAGTAGGAGAGAACTGGATTTCATGCCATGTTGGTTGGGTTTGCTCCTCCACCCTTGATCAGGGAATCAAAACCCAACCGGGGAATCAAAACCCAACTGTCTTCTCTACATGTGCGAAAGGGAAAGATTCGTACTTACCGATGACGAACTTCTAACACCAGCCCCTTTCTCTCTTGGGGAAATGGCAACTCCTGAGAATTACCTCAATCTTGTTTGATTAGAACCGGTAAATAAACCTAAAATGGATTTAGAATACAGGATCCATCTTTCTTCCATTTTCTTGGCTAATTGAGTTTTTGGACTATTAATGAACAAGTGTTTTTCTTTGAAAGAAAATCAAGCATTCCCTgtggagttaaaggacctgttCTTTGTTCCAGGTTCTCTCAATTCCTGGGAGTTCATTAACTGAAAGTTCATATTTACAGTGGGTGAAAACACAAAGATATTAACCTCTTTATCTGAAAAACACATCTTCCACAGCCACATTTTTATGGCCAACCATGATGTGACTGTGATATATGATCCAAGCAATAAGATGTGACTTCTATTTTTGCATCCAAGGAATAGTCATTTCCACAAAGAAAAGAACCACGTAAGATGAAATAACAGTGCTCTGTTTAAGGGTGGAGGACAGATGGCAACATCTTGCAAAAAGCTTCCGTAGCACTTGTCCTCATTGAATGAGTCTAAATCAGCATTCACTTCCTTAACACTGAAATAGGCATGAGTTAGCTATAAGTAATATGTTATTGATAGCCTGGTACACTTTAAAAATcagtgggttaaaaaaaaaaaacccttcaatttAGTATACGGTTGTACTGGAAAAAAATCTTCAAGATGTTCAGTCTATTATGTTTAGTAATCTGTGAACAAATTAATTTAGCCATAGTAAGATGTACAGTTCTCTAGGGTTTATTGACAGAAACAAGTTCTAGCTAACACCTAAGGTATATTTGATAATTTTCCCAATTCCCAAGATTGGGCCAGTCATTATTGCGCTACTCTTTGTAAAACATGTACTGAACCCTAATAATGCAATTTATTAAGACTCACTACCTTTTTTTTCACTCTTATGCTTTATTGAAGCCAAATGTAAAAAAAGACATCAAAAAGAACGATTCCTTTGATTTTATGCCAAATGATGCTCAGCTTTGTAGCTAATTGTGCATTTAACTTTTCTTGTAAATTGTCATTCTTTTGCTTTTTTCATCTACTCAGATACTTTCGCTACTCTATGAAGTACATATAATTTGCTGAATATTTTTGATACTGAAATGCAGCCTACTTTTAAATCCCGTATTGTGTTTGCATTATAGCAATGAAAATAATGAGGTGAGTAGTCAAATCAGTTAccgaaataaataaaaaaatatttatttctatCTGCTTATGACTGGGAGATGAGTAGTTTGTAGTGGTGGTTGATATGTTCAGGTTAGATCTAATCCTTAAAAGTTTTCATGTTGGTATTATAAATTGACTGATGTACGCTGTCAATGTACAAGTGCTTTTATTTGTACAGTAAACAGTTTTCCAAGTCACCTTGAGAATTTTTAGAAATACACATTCAAATAGCTTGCTGTAAAGTGTTATACAAAATCTCTTACGTACATATTTTGAGATGCTACAGTTCATAAAAACAGTGAAATAATTCACCTAGGTCAGAAAGACTGCCAGATTATTAAATGTCAAGTTTTGTAATTCAGTGTTAGTGACATCTTAGAACATTTTAAATGacattgaggaggggggaaaataaTCCTACATGGAGTCTCAATTTGGTCCATTCTTATTTTAGAGGGAATAACTATCTGTGCTCATTTTAATTTCCCAAACAGGCAttattcagaaaagcagcataaaAGAAAATGCTGTTATGAAATGTAGATTTTTACCTGTAAATCTGTATTCCAAAAAGACAGGTACTCAAAAGTATGAAATTTACTTTAATGTGACTTTAGGTTTGTGCAATGTTTTTAAATTGTGGTATTGAAATTCATCCTTGTGATCATTCTTTCAGTAAAACCTGGAAATAAGATAGTGTAATCTTGTATGTTGTCTTTTACTCAGTTTGGATAAGCATAATAAAAATTTCTGGTCAAATGATTTTGCATTACCTTTTATCGTAAAGTTGACTGTCACCTACCTATTACTCTGAAATGGCATGTTTTTTCATTCTGTGATAGAGGACATTCTTGAAAAACTGACAGATAAAATCTGGAGAGTAAACATATATATGGTTTTATGTGGGTAGCAAAGTTCCTTTCCCTTTTGCAAGTTGTCCCAGGTACAATTCAGAATAGTTTTGCATTTTCTGTGTTTCGATCAGAGTATAAGACTGGATTGTAAATACGTAACTAGTAATGACTTGGGTTAGTAATTTGAGCTCATAGGAAGATAGGGGTTGTATAAATTCAGGGTTGTATTATGTTAAAATATTTTTTTGTGTGTAAAACTTGGATGTGAGAGTACTCATTA
Encoded here:
- the GCA gene encoding grancalcin, with amino-acid sequence MAYPGYGGYGGYSGQIPGMQLQMGQPMPGAVPSISHGGYSGYSAYSGSYSSAGDPMWTYFTAIAGQDGEVDAEELQRCLTQSGISGTYSPFSLETCRIMISMLDRDYTGKMGFNEFKELWAALNAWKQNFMMIDQDRSGTVELHELSQVIAAMGYRLSPQTLTAIVKRYSKNGRIFFDDYVACCVKLRALTDFFRRRDNMQQGFVNFVYDDFLQCTMAI